The Phocoena phocoena chromosome 4, mPhoPho1.1, whole genome shotgun sequence genome contains a region encoding:
- the ABCF3 gene encoding ATP-binding cassette sub-family F member 3 isoform X2, with the protein MATCAEILRSEFPEIDGQVFDYVTGVLHSGSADFESVDDLVEAVGELLQEVSGDSKDDAGIRAVCQRMTEPQTQGNSQVLLDAPIQLSKITESYDCGTKLPGLLKREQSSTVNAKKLEKAEARLKAKQEKRSEKDTLKTSSPLVLEEASASQAGSRKESRLESSGKNKSYDVRIENFDVSFGDRVLLAGADVNLAWGRRYGLVGRNGLGKTTLLKMLATRSLRVPAHISLLHVEQEVAGDDTPALQSVLESDTVREDLLRRERELSAQIAAGRAEGSEAAQLAEIYAKLEEIEADKAPARASVILAGLGFTPKMQQQPTREFSGGWRMRLALARALFARPDLLLLDEPTNMLDVRAILWLENYLQTWPSTILVVSHDRNFLNAIATDIIHLHSQRLDGYRGDFETFIKSKQERLLSQQREYEAQQQYRQHIQVFIDRFRYNANRASQVQSKLKMLEKLPELKPVDKELEVVMKFPDGFEKFSPPILQLDEVDFYYDPKHVIFSCLSVSADLESRICVVGENGAGKSTMLKLLMGDLAPVRGIRHAHRNLKIGYFSQHHVEQLDLNVSAVELLARKFPGRPEEEYRHQLGRYGISGELAVRPVASLSGGQKSRVAFAQMTMPCPNFYILDEPTNHLDMETIEALGRALNNFRGGVILVSHDERFIRLVCQELWVCEGGGVTRVEGGFDQYRALLQEQFRREGFL; encoded by the exons ATGGCGACTTGCGCTGAAATCCTACGGAGCGAGTTCCCCGAAATTGACGGACAGGTCTTCGACTACGTGACGG GCGTCTTGCACAGCGGCAGTGCGGACTTCGAGTCTGTGGATGACCTGGTGGAAGCTGTGGGGGAACTGTTGCAAGAGGTGTCCGGGGACAGCAAGGATGACGCGGGCATCAGGGCCGTGTGCCAGCGCAT GACTGAGCCACAGACCCAGGGAAACAGCCAGGTGCTACTAGACGCCCCCATCCAGTTGTCAAAGATAACAGAGAGCTACG ACTGTGGCACCAAACTTCCAGGCCTGCTAAAGAGGGAACAGTCCTCg ACAGTGAATGCAAAGAAGctagagaaagctgaggctcGACTGAAGGCAAAGCAGGAGAAGCGCTCAGAGAAGGACACACTCAAGACCAGCAGCCCTCT AGTTTTGGAAGAGGCATCAGCCAGCCAGGCAGGCAGCAGAAAGGAGAGTCGGTTGGAATCATCTGGCAAGAACAAATCCTACGATGTGCGAATTGAGAACTTTGATGTGTCTTTTGGCGATAG GGTACTGCTGGCTGGAGCAGATGTGAACCTGGCATGGGGCCGCCGCTATGGGCTGGTGGGTCGGAATGGACTAGGGAAGACGACGCTGCTGAAGATGCTGGCCACCCGGAGCCTGCGGGTTCCAGCCCACATTTCCCTGCTGCACGTGGAACAGGAGGTTGCTGGAGACGACACCCCTGCCCTGCAGAGTGTGCTGGAGAGTGATACGGTGCGAGAAGATCTCCTGCGTCGGGAGCGGGAGCTCAGCGCCCAGATTGCTGCTGGCAG GGCCGAGGGCTCAGAAGCTGCACAGCTGGCAGAAATCTATGCCAAGTTGGAGGAGATTGAGGCTGACAAAGCACCTGCCAG AGCATCAGTCATTCTTGCTGGGCTTGGCTTTACCCCCAAAATGCAGCAGCAGCCCACGCG GGAGTTCTCAGGTGGCTGGAGGATGAGACTGGCCCTCGCCCGGGCTCTGTTTGCTAG GCCAGATCTGCTGCTGTTAGATG AACCCACAAACATGCTGGATGTAAGGGCCATCCTGTGGCTGGAGAATTACCTGCAG ACGTGGCCCTCCACAATCCTGGTCGTCTCCCACGACCGCAACTTCCTGAATGCCATAGCCACAGACATCATCCACCTGCACAGCCAGCGGCTGGATGGTTACCGGGGAGACTTTGAGACCTTCATCAAGAGCAAGCAGGAGCGGCTGCTCAGTCAGCAGCGTGAATATGAGGCCCAGCAGCAGTATCGCCAGCATATCCAG GTTTTCATTGACCGCTTTCGCTACAACGCCAACAGAGCCTCTCAAGTGCAGAGCAAACTCAAGATGCTGGAGAAGCT aCCGGAGCTGAAACCCGTGGACAAGGAGTTGGAGGTAGTGATGAA GTTCCCCGACGGGTTTGAGAAATTCTCACCACCAATTCTGCAGCTAGATGAGGTGGATTTCTACTACGACCCAAAGCATGTCATCTTCAGCTGTCTCTCCGTCTCTGCTGATCTTGAATCCCGCATCTGTGTG GTTGGGGAGAATGGGGCTGGGAAGTCTACCATGTTGAAGCTCCTTATGGGGGATCTGGCACCTGTTCGGGGCATCAGACATGCTCACAG GAATCTGAAGATTGGCTATTTCAGCCAGCACCacgtggagcagctggacctgaaTGTCAGTGCTGTGGAACTGCTGGCACGCAAGTTCCCCG GACGGCCTGAGGAGGAATACCGTCACCAGCTGGGCCGGTATGGCATCTCTGGAGAACTGGCCGTGCGCCCTGTTGCCAGCTTGTCTGGGGGCCAGAAGAGCCGGGTGGCCTTTGCTCAGATGACCATGCCCTG CCCCAACTTCTACATTCTGGATGAACCCACAAACCACCTGGATATGGAGACCATTGAGGCTCTGGGCCGCGCTCTCAACAATTTCAGG GGTGGTGTGATTCTGGTGTCCCACGATGAACGCTTCATCCGGCTGGTGTGCCAAGAGCTGTGGGTGTGTGAAGGAGGCGGCGTCACCCGGGTCGAGGGGGGATTTGACCAGTACCGAGCTCTTCTCCAGGAACAGTTCCGCCGTGAGGGCTTCCTCTAG
- the ABCF3 gene encoding ATP-binding cassette sub-family F member 3 isoform X1, which produces MATCAEILRSEFPEIDGQVFDYVTGVLHSGSADFESVDDLVEAVGELLQEVSGDSKDDAGIRAVCQRMYNTLRLTEPQTQGNSQVLLDAPIQLSKITESYDCGTKLPGLLKREQSSTVNAKKLEKAEARLKAKQEKRSEKDTLKTSSPLVLEEASASQAGSRKESRLESSGKNKSYDVRIENFDVSFGDRVLLAGADVNLAWGRRYGLVGRNGLGKTTLLKMLATRSLRVPAHISLLHVEQEVAGDDTPALQSVLESDTVREDLLRRERELSAQIAAGRAEGSEAAQLAEIYAKLEEIEADKAPARASVILAGLGFTPKMQQQPTREFSGGWRMRLALARALFARPDLLLLDEPTNMLDVRAILWLENYLQTWPSTILVVSHDRNFLNAIATDIIHLHSQRLDGYRGDFETFIKSKQERLLSQQREYEAQQQYRQHIQVFIDRFRYNANRASQVQSKLKMLEKLPELKPVDKELEVVMKFPDGFEKFSPPILQLDEVDFYYDPKHVIFSCLSVSADLESRICVVGENGAGKSTMLKLLMGDLAPVRGIRHAHRNLKIGYFSQHHVEQLDLNVSAVELLARKFPGRPEEEYRHQLGRYGISGELAVRPVASLSGGQKSRVAFAQMTMPCPNFYILDEPTNHLDMETIEALGRALNNFRGGVILVSHDERFIRLVCQELWVCEGGGVTRVEGGFDQYRALLQEQFRREGFL; this is translated from the exons ATGGCGACTTGCGCTGAAATCCTACGGAGCGAGTTCCCCGAAATTGACGGACAGGTCTTCGACTACGTGACGG GCGTCTTGCACAGCGGCAGTGCGGACTTCGAGTCTGTGGATGACCTGGTGGAAGCTGTGGGGGAACTGTTGCAAGAGGTGTCCGGGGACAGCAAGGATGACGCGGGCATCAGGGCCGTGTGCCAGCGCATGTACAACACTCTGCGCCT GACTGAGCCACAGACCCAGGGAAACAGCCAGGTGCTACTAGACGCCCCCATCCAGTTGTCAAAGATAACAGAGAGCTACG ACTGTGGCACCAAACTTCCAGGCCTGCTAAAGAGGGAACAGTCCTCg ACAGTGAATGCAAAGAAGctagagaaagctgaggctcGACTGAAGGCAAAGCAGGAGAAGCGCTCAGAGAAGGACACACTCAAGACCAGCAGCCCTCT AGTTTTGGAAGAGGCATCAGCCAGCCAGGCAGGCAGCAGAAAGGAGAGTCGGTTGGAATCATCTGGCAAGAACAAATCCTACGATGTGCGAATTGAGAACTTTGATGTGTCTTTTGGCGATAG GGTACTGCTGGCTGGAGCAGATGTGAACCTGGCATGGGGCCGCCGCTATGGGCTGGTGGGTCGGAATGGACTAGGGAAGACGACGCTGCTGAAGATGCTGGCCACCCGGAGCCTGCGGGTTCCAGCCCACATTTCCCTGCTGCACGTGGAACAGGAGGTTGCTGGAGACGACACCCCTGCCCTGCAGAGTGTGCTGGAGAGTGATACGGTGCGAGAAGATCTCCTGCGTCGGGAGCGGGAGCTCAGCGCCCAGATTGCTGCTGGCAG GGCCGAGGGCTCAGAAGCTGCACAGCTGGCAGAAATCTATGCCAAGTTGGAGGAGATTGAGGCTGACAAAGCACCTGCCAG AGCATCAGTCATTCTTGCTGGGCTTGGCTTTACCCCCAAAATGCAGCAGCAGCCCACGCG GGAGTTCTCAGGTGGCTGGAGGATGAGACTGGCCCTCGCCCGGGCTCTGTTTGCTAG GCCAGATCTGCTGCTGTTAGATG AACCCACAAACATGCTGGATGTAAGGGCCATCCTGTGGCTGGAGAATTACCTGCAG ACGTGGCCCTCCACAATCCTGGTCGTCTCCCACGACCGCAACTTCCTGAATGCCATAGCCACAGACATCATCCACCTGCACAGCCAGCGGCTGGATGGTTACCGGGGAGACTTTGAGACCTTCATCAAGAGCAAGCAGGAGCGGCTGCTCAGTCAGCAGCGTGAATATGAGGCCCAGCAGCAGTATCGCCAGCATATCCAG GTTTTCATTGACCGCTTTCGCTACAACGCCAACAGAGCCTCTCAAGTGCAGAGCAAACTCAAGATGCTGGAGAAGCT aCCGGAGCTGAAACCCGTGGACAAGGAGTTGGAGGTAGTGATGAA GTTCCCCGACGGGTTTGAGAAATTCTCACCACCAATTCTGCAGCTAGATGAGGTGGATTTCTACTACGACCCAAAGCATGTCATCTTCAGCTGTCTCTCCGTCTCTGCTGATCTTGAATCCCGCATCTGTGTG GTTGGGGAGAATGGGGCTGGGAAGTCTACCATGTTGAAGCTCCTTATGGGGGATCTGGCACCTGTTCGGGGCATCAGACATGCTCACAG GAATCTGAAGATTGGCTATTTCAGCCAGCACCacgtggagcagctggacctgaaTGTCAGTGCTGTGGAACTGCTGGCACGCAAGTTCCCCG GACGGCCTGAGGAGGAATACCGTCACCAGCTGGGCCGGTATGGCATCTCTGGAGAACTGGCCGTGCGCCCTGTTGCCAGCTTGTCTGGGGGCCAGAAGAGCCGGGTGGCCTTTGCTCAGATGACCATGCCCTG CCCCAACTTCTACATTCTGGATGAACCCACAAACCACCTGGATATGGAGACCATTGAGGCTCTGGGCCGCGCTCTCAACAATTTCAGG GGTGGTGTGATTCTGGTGTCCCACGATGAACGCTTCATCCGGCTGGTGTGCCAAGAGCTGTGGGTGTGTGAAGGAGGCGGCGTCACCCGGGTCGAGGGGGGATTTGACCAGTACCGAGCTCTTCTCCAGGAACAGTTCCGCCGTGAGGGCTTCCTCTAG
- the ABCF3 gene encoding ATP-binding cassette sub-family F member 3 isoform X3 — protein sequence MATCAEILRSEFPEIDGQVFDYDDAGIRAVCQRMYNTLRLTEPQTQGNSQVLLDAPIQLSKITESYDCGTKLPGLLKREQSSTVNAKKLEKAEARLKAKQEKRSEKDTLKTSSPLVLEEASASQAGSRKESRLESSGKNKSYDVRIENFDVSFGDRVLLAGADVNLAWGRRYGLVGRNGLGKTTLLKMLATRSLRVPAHISLLHVEQEVAGDDTPALQSVLESDTVREDLLRRERELSAQIAAGRAEGSEAAQLAEIYAKLEEIEADKAPARASVILAGLGFTPKMQQQPTREFSGGWRMRLALARALFARPDLLLLDEPTNMLDVRAILWLENYLQTWPSTILVVSHDRNFLNAIATDIIHLHSQRLDGYRGDFETFIKSKQERLLSQQREYEAQQQYRQHIQVFIDRFRYNANRASQVQSKLKMLEKLPELKPVDKELEVVMKFPDGFEKFSPPILQLDEVDFYYDPKHVIFSCLSVSADLESRICVVGENGAGKSTMLKLLMGDLAPVRGIRHAHRNLKIGYFSQHHVEQLDLNVSAVELLARKFPGRPEEEYRHQLGRYGISGELAVRPVASLSGGQKSRVAFAQMTMPCPNFYILDEPTNHLDMETIEALGRALNNFRGGVILVSHDERFIRLVCQELWVCEGGGVTRVEGGFDQYRALLQEQFRREGFL from the exons ATGGCGACTTGCGCTGAAATCCTACGGAGCGAGTTCCCCGAAATTGACGGACAGGTCTTCGACTAC GATGACGCGGGCATCAGGGCCGTGTGCCAGCGCATGTACAACACTCTGCGCCT GACTGAGCCACAGACCCAGGGAAACAGCCAGGTGCTACTAGACGCCCCCATCCAGTTGTCAAAGATAACAGAGAGCTACG ACTGTGGCACCAAACTTCCAGGCCTGCTAAAGAGGGAACAGTCCTCg ACAGTGAATGCAAAGAAGctagagaaagctgaggctcGACTGAAGGCAAAGCAGGAGAAGCGCTCAGAGAAGGACACACTCAAGACCAGCAGCCCTCT AGTTTTGGAAGAGGCATCAGCCAGCCAGGCAGGCAGCAGAAAGGAGAGTCGGTTGGAATCATCTGGCAAGAACAAATCCTACGATGTGCGAATTGAGAACTTTGATGTGTCTTTTGGCGATAG GGTACTGCTGGCTGGAGCAGATGTGAACCTGGCATGGGGCCGCCGCTATGGGCTGGTGGGTCGGAATGGACTAGGGAAGACGACGCTGCTGAAGATGCTGGCCACCCGGAGCCTGCGGGTTCCAGCCCACATTTCCCTGCTGCACGTGGAACAGGAGGTTGCTGGAGACGACACCCCTGCCCTGCAGAGTGTGCTGGAGAGTGATACGGTGCGAGAAGATCTCCTGCGTCGGGAGCGGGAGCTCAGCGCCCAGATTGCTGCTGGCAG GGCCGAGGGCTCAGAAGCTGCACAGCTGGCAGAAATCTATGCCAAGTTGGAGGAGATTGAGGCTGACAAAGCACCTGCCAG AGCATCAGTCATTCTTGCTGGGCTTGGCTTTACCCCCAAAATGCAGCAGCAGCCCACGCG GGAGTTCTCAGGTGGCTGGAGGATGAGACTGGCCCTCGCCCGGGCTCTGTTTGCTAG GCCAGATCTGCTGCTGTTAGATG AACCCACAAACATGCTGGATGTAAGGGCCATCCTGTGGCTGGAGAATTACCTGCAG ACGTGGCCCTCCACAATCCTGGTCGTCTCCCACGACCGCAACTTCCTGAATGCCATAGCCACAGACATCATCCACCTGCACAGCCAGCGGCTGGATGGTTACCGGGGAGACTTTGAGACCTTCATCAAGAGCAAGCAGGAGCGGCTGCTCAGTCAGCAGCGTGAATATGAGGCCCAGCAGCAGTATCGCCAGCATATCCAG GTTTTCATTGACCGCTTTCGCTACAACGCCAACAGAGCCTCTCAAGTGCAGAGCAAACTCAAGATGCTGGAGAAGCT aCCGGAGCTGAAACCCGTGGACAAGGAGTTGGAGGTAGTGATGAA GTTCCCCGACGGGTTTGAGAAATTCTCACCACCAATTCTGCAGCTAGATGAGGTGGATTTCTACTACGACCCAAAGCATGTCATCTTCAGCTGTCTCTCCGTCTCTGCTGATCTTGAATCCCGCATCTGTGTG GTTGGGGAGAATGGGGCTGGGAAGTCTACCATGTTGAAGCTCCTTATGGGGGATCTGGCACCTGTTCGGGGCATCAGACATGCTCACAG GAATCTGAAGATTGGCTATTTCAGCCAGCACCacgtggagcagctggacctgaaTGTCAGTGCTGTGGAACTGCTGGCACGCAAGTTCCCCG GACGGCCTGAGGAGGAATACCGTCACCAGCTGGGCCGGTATGGCATCTCTGGAGAACTGGCCGTGCGCCCTGTTGCCAGCTTGTCTGGGGGCCAGAAGAGCCGGGTGGCCTTTGCTCAGATGACCATGCCCTG CCCCAACTTCTACATTCTGGATGAACCCACAAACCACCTGGATATGGAGACCATTGAGGCTCTGGGCCGCGCTCTCAACAATTTCAGG GGTGGTGTGATTCTGGTGTCCCACGATGAACGCTTCATCCGGCTGGTGTGCCAAGAGCTGTGGGTGTGTGAAGGAGGCGGCGTCACCCGGGTCGAGGGGGGATTTGACCAGTACCGAGCTCTTCTCCAGGAACAGTTCCGCCGTGAGGGCTTCCTCTAG